A genomic segment from uncultured Vibrio sp. encodes:
- a CDS encoding RnfABCDGE type electron transport complex subunit D codes for MIKYDTVIGPFAHNGSSSTRIMYLVILTLLPACVFAGFQFGRNSMALIAVCCLTSIISECLCLLAMNKKASACFDGSAILTGLLLAMSLPPSFPISLAVLGSMFAIILGKQIYGGLGQNLFNPAMLARVMLLICFPVEMTQWAAPTPIDLSNNLVTVPDGWLSFDGVTAATALSIERTLPVEFAQQFFGQHSGSLGETSTFLILCGGGYLIWRRIIHWAIPVAFMLGLALPALVSHLINAEVYLSPWIHLTSGAAMLGAFYIATDLVTSPTSIRGQLIYGLGCGLLVWLIRTFGSYPEGVAFAVLIMNAVSPLIDYYLRPNVFGATRVTEK; via the coding sequence ATGATCAAATATGACACAGTAATTGGCCCATTTGCTCATAATGGGAGCTCATCTACACGAATTATGTATCTCGTTATCTTGACGCTATTACCTGCTTGTGTATTTGCTGGCTTTCAGTTTGGCCGCAACAGTATGGCGCTGATCGCCGTGTGTTGTTTAACCAGCATAATAAGTGAATGTTTGTGTTTGTTGGCAATGAACAAGAAGGCGAGTGCGTGTTTTGATGGCTCGGCGATACTGACCGGATTGTTACTTGCCATGAGCTTGCCGCCTTCGTTCCCAATCAGCTTGGCGGTTTTGGGTAGCATGTTTGCCATTATTTTGGGTAAGCAAATTTATGGCGGGTTAGGGCAGAACTTATTCAATCCAGCCATGCTCGCGCGCGTGATGCTACTGATCTGCTTTCCGGTTGAAATGACTCAGTGGGCAGCCCCAACGCCGATAGATTTGAGCAACAATTTAGTCACCGTGCCGGATGGTTGGCTGAGTTTTGACGGTGTGACAGCGGCGACGGCTCTCAGTATTGAAAGAACCTTGCCAGTTGAGTTTGCTCAGCAGTTCTTTGGCCAGCACTCGGGGAGTCTAGGTGAGACCAGTACTTTCCTTATCTTATGTGGTGGCGGTTACCTGATTTGGCGACGCATTATCCACTGGGCTATACCTGTGGCCTTTATGCTTGGTCTGGCATTACCTGCGTTGGTAAGTCATTTGATCAACGCTGAAGTTTACTTATCGCCATGGATTCACCTCACCAGTGGCGCAGCCATGTTGGGCGCGTTTTATATTGCAACGGATCTTGTTACCTCTCCAACCAGCATTCGCGGACAGCTTATCTATGGGCTGGGGTGTGGGCTGCTTGTTTGGTTAATCCGAACCTTTGGTAGCTACCCTGAAGGCGTGGCTTTTGCGGTACTGATTATGAATGCGGTCAGCCCTTTAATTGATTACTACCTGCGCCCAAATGTGTTTGGAGCGACCCGAGTGACGGAGAAATAA
- a CDS encoding RnfABCDGE type electron transport complex subunit G, with protein sequence MELRLQPFKERISYQVILLSSACALAALLLFVTNWATKPIISQRILEDQNALLREVLAGQPYSNDVFSNRQIIEFEGQSFELYRVEDDKQQLVDWVIRGEQEGYSGTIRFLVGVDLSGEIIGVRIISHSETPGLGDKIEAEKSSWILSFAKRTLENTGVWAVKKDGGDFDQFSGATITPRAVVKGVHQALLALDSYQGANNE encoded by the coding sequence ATGGAACTCAGATTACAGCCATTTAAAGAGCGTATTTCGTATCAGGTCATATTGCTTTCTAGTGCATGTGCGCTTGCAGCATTACTGTTGTTTGTCACTAACTGGGCCACAAAGCCGATAATTTCTCAGCGTATCTTAGAAGATCAAAATGCGCTATTGAGAGAGGTGCTTGCGGGACAACCTTATTCGAATGATGTGTTTTCGAACCGCCAGATTATTGAGTTTGAAGGTCAGTCATTCGAGCTGTATCGAGTGGAAGATGATAAGCAGCAACTGGTTGACTGGGTAATTCGAGGTGAGCAAGAGGGATACAGCGGCACGATTCGATTTCTCGTCGGAGTCGATCTCAGTGGAGAAATAATCGGCGTACGAATCATCAGCCACAGTGAGACGCCGGGACTGGGTGACAAAATCGAAGCTGAAAAAAGCAGTTGGATACTCAGTTTTGCCAAACGTACTTTAGAGAATACAGGTGTCTGGGCGGTTAAAAAGGATGGGGGCGATTTTGACCAATTTAGTGGCGCAACGATTACACCCAGAGCGGTCGTCAAAGGCGTGCATCAGGCGTTGTTAGCGCTTGACTCTTATCAAGGAGCGAACAATGAGTGA
- a CDS encoding electron transport complex subunit E has product MSESNQYQAIISQGLWGNNIVLKQSLALCPLLAVTSSATNGLGLGLATMVVMVAANTLNSMAKGVISKTVRIPVNVIIIATLVTLTDALLNAYLHSLHKVLGLFIPLIVTNCAILGRVESFASRNAVMPSIVDGLFMGLGFTWVLTMLGAIREILGSGTLFSNAHLLLGERFAFLEVVIIDDYHGLLLVILPPGGFLVLGLVLALKQKYEAVVANTKPAVAQGSRG; this is encoded by the coding sequence ATGAGTGAATCAAACCAGTATCAAGCCATTATTTCACAAGGTTTATGGGGCAATAACATTGTACTAAAGCAGTCCCTTGCGCTTTGCCCTTTACTCGCGGTAACTAGCAGCGCGACGAACGGCTTGGGGCTTGGCCTGGCCACCATGGTTGTGATGGTTGCGGCGAACACACTGAACTCAATGGCGAAAGGAGTCATCAGTAAAACCGTACGTATTCCAGTGAATGTCATTATTATCGCCACACTCGTGACACTGACGGATGCATTGCTGAATGCCTATCTTCACTCTTTGCACAAAGTTCTGGGTCTATTCATACCTCTGATTGTGACAAACTGCGCCATTCTCGGGCGTGTCGAATCATTCGCTAGCAGAAACGCTGTCATGCCCTCCATCGTGGATGGGCTTTTTATGGGGTTAGGCTTTACTTGGGTACTGACTATGCTCGGGGCGATACGAGAAATTCTGGGTAGTGGAACCCTGTTTAGCAATGCACACCTACTTTTGGGTGAACGCTTTGCGTTTTTGGAAGTAGTCATCATTGATGATTACCACGGTTTGCTGTTGGTTATTTTGCCTCCGGGAGGGTTTCTAGTTTTAGGCTTGGTTTTGGCATTAAAACAGAAATACGAAGCTGTGGTGGCAAACACCAAGCCAGCAGTAGCACAGGGTTCTAGGGGGTAA
- a CDS encoding RnfH family protein: MKVSVVYALPDEQVWLSVDVDQSATVLSTIEVSNILDMFPGIDLDKQKVGIFGKPTQLDREVKEGDRVEIYRPLIWQPDDEDEDDDD; encoded by the coding sequence ATGAAAGTAAGTGTTGTCTACGCATTACCGGATGAACAGGTATGGTTGTCGGTCGATGTTGACCAGAGTGCAACGGTACTAAGTACTATTGAGGTTTCGAATATTTTAGATATGTTTCCGGGTATCGATCTCGACAAACAGAAAGTAGGCATTTTCGGTAAGCCCACCCAGTTGGATCGTGAGGTAAAAGAAGGTGACCGTGTAGAAATATACCGTCCGTTAATTTGGCAGCCTGACGACGAAGATGAGGATGACGACGACTAA
- a CDS encoding flavodoxin: MSKVGIFFGTDMGSTRKMAKLIQKQLGDEIADKPKNINRVDADEFTSYDYLILGTPTLGEGQLPGLSVDCQEESWEEFLPNFSDMDLSGKKVALYGLGDQVGYSNEFVDALGELYDHVANCGAEMVGFWPTEGYEFTASNAVDGDDFVGLVIDKDNQSSLTDQRISGWVEQIKAEMEL; encoded by the coding sequence ATGAGCAAAGTAGGAATTTTTTTTGGTACTGATATGGGCAGTACCCGAAAAATGGCCAAATTGATTCAAAAACAACTGGGTGATGAGATAGCGGATAAACCGAAAAATATAAATCGCGTCGACGCCGATGAGTTTACCAGCTATGACTATCTGATTTTGGGTACGCCAACGTTAGGTGAAGGCCAGCTCCCAGGACTATCTGTTGATTGCCAAGAAGAGAGTTGGGAAGAGTTCCTACCCAACTTCTCGGACATGGATCTCTCGGGTAAAAAAGTGGCGTTATATGGATTGGGCGATCAGGTTGGTTACAGCAACGAGTTTGTGGATGCACTTGGTGAGCTATACGATCATGTCGCCAACTGTGGAGCAGAGATGGTTGGGTTTTGGCCCACTGAAGGTTATGAGTTTACCGCTTCTAATGCGGTTGATGGTGATGACTTTGTCGGGTTAGTGATCGACAAAGATAATCAATCAAGTCTGACAGACCAGCGTATTTCAGGGTGGGTTGAGCAGATCAAAGCTGAAATGGAGCTATGA
- a CDS encoding DUF4136 domain-containing protein codes for MWKRMMVGTLALFMAACTTVTTDVDKQADFSSYKTFDFGDQGGTPASIDARRIEQSIGSQLEANGLARVSADGDIYVHHDIVENTEFVSSGSSVSFGYGWNSFGVITSSPERYRERKYGNLIVELVDKKANQVVWKGLSSRKLTASMDSEKRERLITEEITEMFENFPYGGK; via the coding sequence ATGTGGAAAAGGATGATGGTAGGAACATTGGCTCTGTTTATGGCAGCCTGTACTACAGTAACAACGGATGTCGACAAACAGGCAGACTTTTCATCGTATAAAACATTCGACTTCGGAGATCAGGGTGGTACACCCGCAAGTATCGACGCGAGGCGTATTGAACAGAGCATTGGCTCTCAACTAGAGGCAAATGGCCTTGCACGAGTTTCGGCTGATGGCGATATTTATGTCCATCATGACATTGTAGAGAACACAGAATTTGTTTCTTCTGGATCGAGCGTTAGTTTTGGTTACGGGTGGAACAGTTTTGGTGTTATTACTTCCAGTCCAGAACGTTATAGAGAGCGCAAGTATGGTAATTTGATCGTTGAATTAGTTGACAAGAAAGCAAACCAAGTCGTTTGGAAAGGGCTCTCTAGCCGTAAATTAACAGCTTCAATGGACAGTGAAAAAAGAGAACGTTTAATTACAGAAGAAATCACTGAAATGTTTGAAAACTTCCCTTATGGCGGTAAATAG
- a CDS encoding murein L,D-transpeptidase catalytic domain family protein — protein MKKTFLLLIWTFFSVSPFAFAKDLDGKARVENQISQQVRKTYKDAKLEGVIDFKLFNDAYLAYKKTKKRKKPVLTIIDYSKPSTDKRFYVVDLDRKKLIYNTYVSHGVNSGKKTATKFSNIVNSRKTSLGTFLTDTTYYGSNGYSLRLDGLTSGLNDKARERYIVVHGAKYANPSFIKKNGYLGRSWGCPALPENLSREIIDTIKGGSVIYASA, from the coding sequence ATGAAAAAAACATTTTTATTGTTGATATGGACGTTTTTCTCTGTTTCTCCTTTTGCTTTCGCCAAAGATTTGGACGGCAAAGCTCGAGTAGAGAATCAGATTTCTCAACAAGTTAGAAAAACATATAAAGACGCCAAACTAGAAGGCGTTATCGACTTTAAGCTATTTAACGATGCCTATTTAGCTTACAAGAAGACTAAAAAAAGAAAGAAGCCAGTACTTACAATCATTGACTACAGCAAACCGTCAACAGACAAGCGATTTTATGTGGTTGATTTAGATAGAAAGAAGCTGATCTACAATACCTATGTTTCACACGGTGTGAACAGTGGAAAGAAAACCGCGACGAAGTTTTCAAATATTGTGAACTCGCGTAAAACGTCTTTAGGTACGTTTTTAACCGATACGACCTATTACGGGTCTAATGGTTATTCTCTCCGCTTGGATGGTCTGACTTCTGGACTCAACGATAAGGCTCGCGAGCGCTACATCGTCGTACACGGCGCGAAATATGCCAACCCTTCTTTTATCAAAAAGAACGGCTATTTAGGACGTAGCTGGGGTTGTCCGGCTCTGCCAGAAAATCTATCTCGAGAAATCATCGATACGATTAAAGGCGGCAGCGTCATCTACGCAAGCGCATAA
- a CDS encoding NUDIX domain-containing protein, with protein MKVHECVSFILVKDSRILLETRVKDKETDPGAIAIPGGHMELGEEQTQTLFRELKEELNVTPQSFVYLCSLHHLTIELQLIHYYIVTEWEGDLECYEAESIDWYTSNNAPVGTEVDRIALQELGRLKDIFSSI; from the coding sequence ATGAAAGTGCATGAATGCGTTTCCTTTATATTAGTGAAAGACTCACGAATACTGTTGGAGACACGAGTAAAAGACAAAGAAACTGATCCTGGAGCTATTGCTATTCCAGGTGGGCATATGGAGCTAGGTGAAGAGCAGACGCAGACATTATTTCGAGAACTTAAAGAAGAGTTGAATGTCACGCCGCAATCATTTGTATATCTATGTTCTCTTCATCACCTTACGATTGAATTACAACTCATACATTATTACATCGTTACTGAGTGGGAAGGGGATTTAGAATGTTATGAAGCGGAATCTATTGATTGGTATACGTCTAATAATGCTCCGGTAGGAACAGAGGTTGATAGGATTGCGCTGCAAGAGCTTGGGCGATTAAAAGATATATTCAGTTCAATTTAG
- a CDS encoding EAL domain-containing protein — protein MKLSRRVILLVTPVILLSAVISSYIIYSIQKVTLVKREESYIQLQMEKLAGQFRLANTFLHSYAYTLGKSDVLQDYLINHDNPYRERVLFHRLEETTDVLSHGYHGDTNMAILNGNQKLLYYAENQFFESSATIDPKVAEYISDSFSKHADYSRTGFIYNSSGESILIQYDLIDKRTGQHPLSFDPSNTFFVIVTVSLEAFSDIKHEIEFDTHSVITFSDKPIYLDIPLAQTIQLLPHFFAILSPAEYLMWNKVDKVWLELALSFGIAAFCTIALIVLVLYRNVLRPVSRLDKQLSELEVNKRDNIEKLDTNDEIGRLSSRFFDMYEELNTIYKKTKRLAETDQLTQLANRHRFHELVTQELDSPSEYMWVIYVDLDNFKYVNDKYGHELGDTLLKVFSTHIKNVCQKISHQHNSPCFGARLSGDEFAILLSSNEHVNNLPDLLATELLKPINTLSHSWPSSFPITASVGVACYPEDGADMAKLLSNADAAMYQAKRAGKNQYAYYSADLNIESQRRSQVERALRKADVEEEFRLVFQPYLSRCDNEIEGLEVLLRWNAEGIGAIPPAEFIPIAEQTGLFDKIDRWVFSNAAARYHQLRTIFDKDIILSINLSSAELNSLEMAEYIHTYTTKYEVDPKFIELEITETFASNQRGTALLDKLSKLGYRLAIDDFGSGYTSLTQLVQFPVQKIKFDREFLLTLKGTNNGHVIKPIIDLCHAQNKTVTAEGIEHEVIHQWLSEYQCDFMQGYLFGKPMNVEQLKIWWEASNHSFFNQKKPA, from the coding sequence ATGAAATTAAGCAGAAGAGTAATTTTGCTCGTAACACCCGTCATCTTATTAAGTGCGGTGATCTCAAGTTATATTATCTATAGCATTCAGAAAGTCACACTCGTTAAACGGGAAGAGAGTTATATTCAATTGCAAATGGAAAAACTGGCGGGACAATTTCGGCTAGCCAACACTTTTCTGCATAGCTATGCTTACACGCTAGGTAAAAGTGACGTTCTGCAAGACTATTTAATTAATCACGATAATCCCTATCGTGAACGTGTTTTATTCCATCGCCTTGAAGAGACAACTGATGTGTTGAGTCACGGTTATCATGGCGATACCAATATGGCTATCCTCAATGGCAATCAAAAGCTGCTCTATTACGCAGAAAACCAATTTTTTGAATCTTCAGCGACTATCGATCCCAAAGTTGCGGAATACATTTCAGACAGCTTTTCAAAACACGCCGATTATAGCCGCACGGGTTTTATTTATAACTCCAGCGGTGAAAGTATTCTGATCCAATACGATTTGATTGATAAACGTACCGGCCAACACCCATTAAGTTTCGATCCTAGTAATACTTTTTTTGTTATCGTAACTGTCTCTTTGGAAGCATTTAGTGATATTAAACACGAGATCGAATTTGATACCCATAGTGTTATTACGTTTTCTGATAAACCGATATACCTTGATATCCCTCTTGCCCAAACAATACAGCTGCTGCCCCATTTTTTCGCCATACTCTCGCCTGCTGAATATCTGATGTGGAATAAAGTCGACAAAGTTTGGCTGGAGTTGGCACTTTCATTTGGGATCGCTGCATTTTGTACGATCGCGCTGATTGTTCTGGTTCTGTATCGAAATGTATTGCGTCCGGTTTCCCGACTAGACAAACAACTAAGCGAATTGGAAGTGAATAAGCGAGATAACATTGAAAAATTAGACACAAATGATGAGATTGGGCGGCTTTCTTCACGCTTCTTCGATATGTATGAGGAGCTAAACACCATCTACAAAAAAACCAAGCGGTTGGCAGAGACGGACCAATTGACACAGCTCGCTAACCGACATCGGTTCCATGAACTGGTCACTCAAGAGCTCGACTCCCCTTCTGAATATATGTGGGTCATTTATGTTGACTTGGATAACTTCAAATATGTCAATGACAAATATGGGCATGAATTGGGAGATACGCTTTTAAAGGTATTTTCAACCCACATTAAGAACGTGTGCCAAAAGATATCTCATCAGCATAACAGCCCTTGTTTTGGTGCGCGTCTTTCAGGTGACGAATTCGCGATTCTGCTTAGCTCTAACGAGCACGTAAACAATCTTCCAGACTTACTCGCAACCGAACTATTGAAACCTATCAATACTCTGAGCCACTCGTGGCCAAGTTCCTTCCCTATCACCGCTAGCGTGGGGGTGGCATGTTACCCTGAAGACGGCGCAGACATGGCAAAGCTTCTGTCTAATGCGGATGCCGCAATGTACCAAGCTAAACGTGCTGGTAAAAACCAATACGCCTATTACTCTGCGGACTTGAACATCGAGTCGCAAAGGCGAAGCCAAGTTGAGCGTGCATTAAGAAAGGCCGATGTAGAGGAAGAGTTTCGACTAGTTTTTCAACCCTATCTAAGTCGTTGCGACAATGAAATTGAAGGCTTAGAAGTATTGTTGCGGTGGAATGCGGAAGGTATAGGGGCAATCCCTCCTGCAGAGTTTATCCCTATCGCAGAGCAAACGGGTCTATTCGATAAGATTGACCGTTGGGTGTTCTCCAACGCAGCAGCGCGATACCATCAGTTGAGAACAATTTTTGATAAAGACATCATTCTATCGATCAACCTGTCCTCCGCAGAGTTAAATTCTCTGGAGATGGCTGAGTATATACACACATATACAACCAAGTACGAGGTTGATCCTAAATTTATTGAACTTGAAATCACGGAAACTTTCGCTTCAAACCAACGCGGAACAGCGCTGCTAGACAAACTTTCCAAGCTCGGTTATCGGCTTGCAATCGATGACTTCGGCTCAGGCTATACGTCACTTACCCAGCTTGTCCAATTCCCTGTTCAAAAGATTAAGTTTGACCGCGAGTTTCTACTCACATTGAAGGGAACCAATAATGGGCATGTAATCAAACCCATTATTGACCTATGCCACGCTCAGAATAAAACTGTTACTGCAGAAGGCATTGAACACGAAGTGATACACCAATGGTTGTCGGAATATCAATGCGACTTTATGCAAGGTTATCTTTTTGGAAAGCCAATGAATGTCGAGCAATTAAAAATATGGTGGGAAGCATCTAACCACTCGTTCTTCAATCAAAAGAAGCCGGCTTAG